GATCCCTCGGCACTTGTGAACCACACCGTAAGGTCATGTTTGCTTTCGGGATCCCTCGGCACCTGTGATCCACACTGTAAGGTGAGATTTTCTTTCGGGATCCCTCGGCACTTGTGAACATCAGGTTTTCTTTCGGGATCCCTCGACACTTGTGAACATCAGGTTTGCTTTCGGGATCCCTCGGCACTTGTGATCCACACTGTAAGGTGAGATTTTCTTTTGGGATCCCTCGGCACTTGTGAACATCAGGTTTGCTTTCGGGATCCCTCGGCACTTGTGATCCACACCGTAAGGTGAGGTTTGCTTTCGGGATCTTTCGACATTTTCACCAAATTTTTCCCTCTTGGTTTATATCACAAAACCATACCAATTCTCTCTAAGAACTTCATAATCACTTTACTGGAAGTCCAAGGATGGATTCTGGAAAGTTTGTCATCATTCTGAGGTCGAATGGACACTTTCTGGGTTTGCGTTCATGTCTGGTTCATGCCTATGCATTTTCCGGCGAGTTGGCCGGAAAATCCATGCAATAAAACGTGTTTTCCTCCGTAATCCGACCTTCAAATTAGATGGTTACAAGGCCTACGTCCTTCTGGAAGAGAGGACATCTCAACCATGTGCCCAAGTCCGACCATCCCGCACCTTCGCCGCCTCCGGTCATCTTCTCCGGCGGGACCTTCGCCGGAAAATTCACAACGCCCATAATTTTACAGAGAATCTTTTCTGCAAGATCTTGGCCTTCTGAGCTAATTTCTAACATCAGATTCATCATTACATGTTTAAAAACGTGACTTATCTTACTCACATGAATTGCAACCTCTTGAATAATGTGTGTGCCATCGGAAACCGTATTCTGTATAAGGTGAATTAAAGCCTGTTGAATATAAATGTACAAAATGCAAAGTTCACAATTCCATTTGTTCGGCCTAGCGGGAGATGTTTCCCCAATTTTGTCTCATGACCCGGGATCGAATCTCAACTCCCGTAATTGCGTATTTTTTTTTAGGTCTatgcaaattttattttattatattcaaTAACCaacttaataataataatatattaaatgcATAGGAGAACAACAAATGTGATTGGCCCCAGTGGTTGATGCAACATCTTCTATGTCCCATGTCCAGGGATCGAATCCAAATTACATATCAAGATAATAATAATTGTCCTAAACAAAAACACAACATAGTGCACATTAAAGTGTCTACACCAGATGCTATTAGCTAACAACATTGTCGTTAATCAATCCACAAACTACCACAACCTAAACAAAAGTCTATCAAAGTGTCTTCACCATCTACTCCTCCACAACTTCATCCCCAACAACATCAATCTTCTCCACTGCTTTCACTAACATAAATGCGTGCAGCCTTGGCCCTCCGCTCAACTTCATTTAAGTAACCCACAAACTGTGTCAAAATAATAGTTTAGTtacaaaattttaaaacataatcTTGGTGGACAATATTTAATCCCTTACATGAACACATTCACACTTACATTTGGGACTTGGGTAGAAGATCCAGGTTCACATATGCGAATCCCAGAGTATGATGGCAAATTTTGACATTGAGGAAATTGAGGGAACATAGTGAACCCATCCATGTtgttcattccaggatgaaaaAAGTCCTGAGTCATAGGAGTCATAAAAGGATAATCCAAATCTTGAGAATAAGCTTCATTATCAATCTGATCCTGTAAAGCAGAGTTACATCTCAAATGCTCATGCTATTAACATATAATCTACTGAACAAAAAGGAATGGCACAAGGATAATTACCTTGCCTTTTCCTTTGCCTTTTCCACCAACTTTAGGCATTGTTACATTATATGGCAATACCTCATCAACCTACACACACAAATCAATTTAAATCACTGCTAAAATGAAGTAGGgtagaaaaaatattatagtTTAAGAACTCAGAATGTATACTTACATCATCAAGCTCCATAGATGAATCACTCATATCAGCAGCGTGTGAACCAACTCCTTGACCCTCACGCATGTCCGGGCATGTACGAATTGTATGACCAGGCATTCTGCATCTTGAGCATAACCTTGTCTTCTTCCCACCTTTCTTCTTCCGGCCCTTTGTGATCACCACAGCGAGATCACCAATCAAGAATGGTCCAGTGCGGATGGTTTTGTTTCCCACCCTACGCCTTTGAACACTGTCAGCCAACTTATATATGTCCTGCAAGACTTGAGAGAAATCATTCACATTCTCACAAGCTATTTCACTTAGTATGTTGCAAGCAGCAGAAAGCACACCCCTCCTTAACATCGCCAATTTCTTTGAATCATTGCCAGTAATAGTGTCATTAATCTGATTCATGTAGTCCACCTTAGCCGTCCTTGACCACCGTTTACAAATAAGACTATCAGGAACTTCAGCCAGTCTCTCATTTCTCATTGCACATATCATGTGAGAACAAGGAATTCCATAATACTCAAAGTGACCACAATCACACACAAACTTTGAAGAATTCTTGTCATATAACACCACATACTCACGCCTTTCATACAAAGCCTTGTTCATCTTCACCATCACCACATCATTGACCTCAGTCCTTTGGATAATATTTAAGCCACCCACATATTGAATCTGAGTTTTAACTTCATTGAACATGCTCCTTGTCAATTTATGGGAGAAACCTCGCTCAATATAACCAAGGGAAGTAGTGGGCAAAGGTTCTGTATACATTGTGTTAAAATCAGCAACTAACTCATTGTGTCGGTACTCCTTCACAGCCCTCTCAAAATTATGAATGAAATCAATCAAACTGTTTTTACATTGAACATAGCTCTTGATGAATGAATTGATCCCTTCACACATTGACGTGGTTCTTATGCCTGCAAAGAATTTGTCCCTCATAAATGCAGTTGCCCACATTTCTTTCATCCCATACATTCTTGTCAACCACTCATCATCACCAAATCCATACTTCTCCATAACCTTAGCCCAAACACGGTCAAATCTATCCGGATTGAAGTTGCCATAAATCAGAACTTTAAAATCATCCAAAAAGTCTGAATTCTTAAGTTTCTGTAGCGCTTTTTGTTGAATATGCCAACCACACAACCTGTGACGAGCATTAGGAAAGACACAACTTATTGCTTCTTTCATTGATAAATCACTATCTGTAACAACACCTTTCGGGTGCTTCTGAAACATACACTCAGCAAATGTCTCCAAAACCCACTTATAAGTCTCGATCGACTCATCCGTAACCAAAGCACAAGCAAAAACTGTTGTCTGCCCATGATGATTGTAGCCACAGAAAATCACAAGAGGCTTATTATACTTGTTCCTCTTATAGGTGCTGTCAAAGGCAATTACATCGCCAAAAGCATGGTAATCCACTCTGCTCACTCCATCACTCCAAAATAAGTCTTTGAGATTTTCATCTTCAGTTTTAGTATACTTGGAGAAAAACATTGGATCACCCTCAGCCTTGGCCTGAAAATATGACAAAGCAGCTACTGCATCTCCGTTTCCTACCCTTATCCGCTTATCCTTATCAATGTGATTGAACAAATCCTTCTTCGTAAAACCCAATGCCTCATGACTACCTTTCTGCCCCAGCATCAAGCCCATTATGTTGCAAGTCCTCACCCCATGTAGCTTTAGGCTATTAATCTGAGCCTTGTCAGAATCATTGAGGTGCCGAAAGGAAGAAATCAAGTGGACTTTATCCACAGGTGCCAGAACATGGTTGTGATTCTTGACAAAGTAAGCAACTTTCCACTTACCTGAGTTGCTTTCAAAGCGAACACGGAAGCGAGCTGGACATGACACCCTGGTAATTCCTTTTGAAACTCTAACCCGGTCCCTCCGCTGCACGTATTTTCTATGCCTCACCCCCTCTTTGCTGCATACCAGTTGACGAGTAACAATGTAACCGTTAGCAGAACGATAGACATTGTCTTTCCTTACACCAAAACCATAACACTGACCATATCTTTCATAGAACTTAATCGCATCCTCTTCAGAATCAAATTCCATACCCATTATATCATCTTCTGTCAAATCTAATATGCTCTTCTCATACACAGCACCATCATCGTCCTCATCCTCCACTCCAGTAGAACCACCATTTTCCTCAGATAATTCATGCCCATTGTTACCTAAACTGACATGGGCTTCTTCCTCTCCATTTTCACCGGATTGTACATTACTTTCCATTACCTAACCAACTTCAGAATGGTACATTTTCAGATCCAAAAAATCGAAGCTATACTAAATCAACACAACAAACACAACCTAAATTCACCATTTGAGAAAGGCCTAAACTTGGAAAACCCATAAATCGAAAGAAACACACACAAATACTAAATAAAGAGGAGAAGGACTTACAGTAACACAAAACAAGAGCTTAGAACCCTAAATGTCGAATTCCGAAAGAAACTCACAAACAAACACTTCAAATAGCTTCAGGAGCTAACCAACAAGCCTTCGCTGCTTACAGTGGAGCCTTCGCCGCCGTTGTCGCCTTCACTGCCATAATCGCCTTCACCGCCGTGCACTCTTTGTTCTGCTCCCTCCAAAGGTGACAACCCACTTCAATTTCCCTCTCAAAAGTTCAAAGCCTCGAAATGTGTTAACCACAGGGGGACCCACATGGGTTCACTAACCTTAACTCAACTTGgatataataataatgaataataaatatgtctttttcttatatttttggaaaatgttaaaaattgaaacaaataTTTAAATACGGTACCAGGTGTCGATCCCCCATTGGTACACGTCATAACTCGTCAGTCGTGTACCATACATTGGGGGTATGGTAGAATCCGCCATTTATTTTTTAGATCTAGAGTAGTTGCAATTAACATTAACAGAagataactttcaaaaaaaaaagttattaaccTAGAAGATATCTAGTTAAGATTTTGCTTCCTGTGTGTGTTCCTCCTCTTTGATTAATGCAATTCAGTTTTAAAATAGGATATTCTTTCGATTTGTTttcaaattagaaaaataacacttatttttaaagggttgtctaaatgaccgatgataaagtttgggttaaataactcatcatccaatcacattgaagataagtaagttgaaatttctatattttatttattaatttatttcaaactcatttatctctaatgtgattggaatgatgagttatttaacccaaactttatcacgagtcatttagacaacccattTTAAAATAAGGTAGGTaggtaaaagcatttaaaaaaaaaggtaggTAGATAAAAGAGTTGTATTATGTATAAGACCCTAATAGGACCAGAGCAGGATAAACCGTAGACCTATATTATGTTTGGGAAActttgatataaattaaatagcgACAAATGATTGagcttaaaaaaaatatatttttttaaaatatatatatttattaattttttctattattataAGTGAGGCAAGCACATTAGACACAACTCCTCTCCAATTCCTTCACCGCTTGGCTATCGAAACCCGCAAAATTTACCCCAGAAGCTTACCTAGTAGCAGAGCTCTTTTATCTCTGGTTAGATAGGGCCTTGTTTCAGTGTGTGCGTTGCTATCTTGGCTGGTTTGGTTAGCACTGTTGGAACCGTTGCCAGATGGGAATGCTGGAAAATGGGAGCCAGATTGTGAGGTTACCGAAGATAAGGGGGGCAGATCGAAAAGGGAAGCATTGACTGGGAACCAATAGGATTTTCTCAGTCTTTCTCTACCTCTCTTTTATGTAAGCAGCGAAGGTTCAAgggtgtaacaccctctaaaccccgcataaatATTATAGgttaaatcagagtaaaatgcataacacagagggtgtcacacttattctccaaaacCATAAATGAAAACacatgtcatgctcataataaatatataaattccaAACTTTAGTGtcataacatcatatgcatagcaca
This portion of the Lotus japonicus ecotype B-129 chromosome 3, LjGifu_v1.2 genome encodes:
- the LOC130744017 gene encoding protein FAR1-RELATED SEQUENCE 5-like — protein: MESNVQSGENGEEEAHVSLGNNGHELSEENGGSTGVEDEDDDGAVYEKSILDLTEDDIMGMEFDSEEDAIKFYERYGQCYGFGVRKDNVYRSANGYIVTRQLVCSKEGVRHRKYVQRRDRVRVSKGITRVSCPARFRVRFESNSGKWKVAYFVKNHNHVLAPVDKVHLISSFRHLNDSDKAQINSLKLHGVRTCNIMGLMLGQKGSHEALGFTKKDLFNHIDKDKRIRVGNGDAVAALSYFQAKAEGDPMFFSKYTKTEDENLKDLFWSDGVSRVDYHAFGDVIAFDSTYKRNKYNKPLVIFCGYNHHGQTTVFACALVTDESIETYKWVLETFAECMFQKHPKGVVTDSDLSMKEAISCVFPNARHRLCGWHIQQKALQKLKNSDFLDDFKVLIYGNFNPDRFDRVWAKVMEKYGFGDDEWLTRMYGMKEMWATAFMRDKFFAGIRTTSMCEGINSFIKSYVQCKNSLIDFIHNFERAVKEYRHNELVADFNTMYTEPLPTTSLGYIERGFSHKLTRSMFNEVKTQIQYVGGLNIIQRTEVNDVVMVKMNKALYERREYVVLYDKNSSKFVCDCGHFEYYGIPCSHMICAMRNERLAEVPDSLICKRWSRTAKVDYMNQINDTITGNDSKKLAMLRRGVLSAACNILSEIACENVNDFSQVLQDIYKLADSVQRRRVGNKTIRTGPFLIGDLAVVITKGRKKKGGKKTRLCSRCRMPGHTIRTCPDMREGQGVGSHAADMSDSSMELDDVDEVLPYNVTMPKVGGKGKGKGKDQIDNEAYSQDLDYPFMTPMTQDFFHPGMNNMDGFTMFPQFPQCQNLPSYSGIRICEPGSSTQVPNFVGYLNEVERRAKAARIYVSESSGED